A stretch of the Hydra vulgaris chromosome 09, alternate assembly HydraT2T_AEP genome encodes the following:
- the LOC136084537 gene encoding glutathione S-transferase-like isoform X2 — protein sequence MYLFISHSFLKQKSLGEYSKMPPKYVLNYFSFQGKAEVVRLLFHYKGVEFTDNKISFQDWPSLKSDNYKFPLGQMPTLEVDGHVICQSIAINIYLAETFGLYGENAFERLVINQVCETLDDFIHEYLAVRKNKTLDNEQKRKACAEVLTKKSTKLKLSFIERLLKRNNDGKNFFVGDSITLGDIVFFHITGMVDKSLLYDFPMLEDLNYRVRHSAELKSYLDFRTHPPLP from the exons ATGTACTTGTTTATAAGTCatagttttttaaagcaaaaatcaTTGGGTGAATATAGCAAAATGCCTCCTAAATATGTACTGAACTATTTCAGTTTTCAAGGAAAAGCTGAGGTAGTTAGACTTTTGTTTCATTATAAAGGCGTGGAGTTTACAGACAACAAAATTAGCTTCCAAGACTGGCCATCACTCAAAAGTGATA ATTATAAGTTTCCTTTGGGACAAATGCCAACTTTAGAAGTAGATGGACATGTTATTTGTCAATCTATAGCTATAAACATATACTTGGCTGAAACATTTGGTCTTTATGGAGAAAATGCATTTGAAAGACTGGTTATTAATCAAGTATGCGAGACTCTAGATGATTTTATTCATGAATACTTGGCTGTTaggaaaaacaaaacattagaCAATGAGCAAAag AGAAAAGCATGTGCAGAAGTGCTTACAAAAAAgtcaactaaattaaagttatctTTTATTGAAAGATTACTAAAGCGTAATAACgatggtaaaaatttttttgttggtgATTCG attacTCTTGGGGATATAGTGTTCTTTCACATTACTGGAATGGTTGACAAGTCATTGCTATATGATTTTCCTATGCTAGAAGATCTAAATTATCGAGTAAGACATAGTGCTGAACTAAAGTCATATTTGGATTTTCGAACACATCCTCCATTGCCATAA
- the LOC136084537 gene encoding S-crystallin 2-like isoform X1 — MPTLEVDGHVICQSIAINIYLAETFGLYGENAFERLVINQVCETLDDFIHEYLAVRKNKTLDNEQKRKACAEVLTKKSTKLKLSFIERLLKRNNDGKNFFVGDSITLGDIVFFHITGMVDKSLLYDFPMLEDLNYRVRHSAELKSYLDFRTHPPLP, encoded by the exons ATGCCAACTTTAGAAGTAGATGGACATGTTATTTGTCAATCTATAGCTATAAACATATACTTGGCTGAAACATTTGGTCTTTATGGAGAAAATGCATTTGAAAGACTGGTTATTAATCAAGTATGCGAGACTCTAGATGATTTTATTCATGAATACTTGGCTGTTaggaaaaacaaaacattagaCAATGAGCAAAag AGAAAAGCATGTGCAGAAGTGCTTACAAAAAAgtcaactaaattaaagttatctTTTATTGAAAGATTACTAAAGCGTAATAACgatggtaaaaatttttttgttggtgATTCG attacTCTTGGGGATATAGTGTTCTTTCACATTACTGGAATGGTTGACAAGTCATTGCTATATGATTTTCCTATGCTAGAAGATCTAAATTATCGAGTAAGACATAGTGCTGAACTAAAGTCATATTTGGATTTTCGAACACATCCTCCATTGCCATAA
- the LOC136085242 gene encoding 52 kDa repressor of the inhibitor of the protein kinase-like, with product MKEMELYQALKANNHSLIDQIKLCNTAELNNFCQRVSEGKYILHKFSGAANGFIDAAASNSLARLYADKLIDKKTYSMVPVRIHQDGNCLFSAVSIALIGKNTLAPTLRKLCAIELYKNANFFALHPVFRLGHSSGIPLKIFYPTTGDACLEYLFRSTLYPQSFKKFNKPNQIIYLMLYNVDTKKEIPSNLTHMGKMHFFIPNHYVPLTVQNELIDVCAGVVRSLLTDRIKKAKFFSIFVDEASDVRQTEQMAVIVRYVDEFCNIKEDFLKFVSCNTGLSGVSLSSKIKKSIHKLGLEKSYCRGQGYDGASKMAGRLCGVAALILNDFSKAPYVHCFSHQLNLCVAKACVTPSIPDIMDHKLNICRTRWIENVDGLEAFIELYPAIVASLICIKEDVTWNYKSRGDASAYVAICCSFKFVITLIIVRKLLGYTRPLTKTLQKVDQDFSKARKDVKNLKNTLKSLRSSIDISHTEWYKEAVSIAATTNTMPSNPTCGQQTQRDNHEVDDISEYFRITCSIPFLDHILIQLDSLFSTENLVLLDSFSIIPSNLISDKDRKKNVKEFVCTYQNDLPEPRYFYAELDMLEVYWKNHSDSAPKTISDSLQKCDDHMFPNISTILRILCTLPVTTCICERSLSALKRIKTSLRNTMGDGCLNGIAMLHIH from the exons atgaaaGAAATGGAGCTATATCAAGCGTTAAAAGCAAACAATCATTCCTTAATAGATCAGATTAAGTTATGTAACACCGCCGAATTAAACAATTTCTGCCAGCGAGTCTCTGagggaaaatatattttacataaattctCTGGTGCAGCCAATGGTTTTATAGATGCTGCAGCAAGTAATAGTTTGGCAAGGTTGTATGCTGATAAACTTATAGATAAAAAAACGTATTCCATGGTTCCTGTCag AATTCATCAAGATGGCAATTGTTTATTTTCTGCTGTCTCCATTGCTTTAATCGGAAAAAATACACTAGCACCAACTCTTAGGAAACTTTGTGCAATTGAATTATACAAGAAcgcaaatttttttgctttgcaTCCTGTTTTTCGTCTCGGGCATTCAAGTGGT attcctttaaaaattttttatcctaCTACAGGAGATGCATGTCTAGAATATCTATTTAGAAGTACATTGTACCcacagtcttttaaaaaattcaataaacccaatcaaataatttacttgATGCTCTACAATGttgacacaaaaaaagaaattccaAGCAACCTTACACATATGggaaaaatgcattttttcataCCAAATCACTATGTGCCTctg ACAGTGCAGAATGAGTTGATTGATGTTTGTGCAGGTGTTGTTCGATCGCTATTAACAgacagaataaaaaaagcaaagtttttttctattttcgtTGATGAAGCTTCAGATGTTAGACAAACAGAACAAATGGCTGTAATTGTTCGATATGTGGATGAATTCTGTAATATAAAGgaagattttctaaaatttgtttcttGCAATACTGGCTTAAGTGGAGTTTCTTTATCAAGCAAGATCAAGAAAAGTATACATAAACTTGGTCTGGAAAAGTCTTATTGTCGTGGGCAAGGTTACGATGGGGCTAGTAAAATGGCAGGCCGTCTTTGTGGTGTAGcagcattaattttaaatgatttttctaaAGCTCCATACGTCCACTGCTTTTCCCATCAACTTAATCTATGTGTTGCCAAAGCATGTGTAACTCCTTCCATTCCAGATATAATGGATCAT AAACTCAATATTTGTAGAACCAGGTGGATTGAAAACGTTGATGGTCTTGAAGCCTTTATTGAATTATACCCAGCGATAGTTGCATCTCTTATTTGTATCAAAGAAGATGTGACATGGAACTACAAATCCAGAGGTGATGCTTCTGCATATGTGGCAATATGTTGTTCTTTTAAGTTTGTCATCACCTTAATCATAGTTAGGAAGTTATTAGGCTATACAAGACCACTGacaaaaactttgcaaaaagtTGATCAAGATTTCTCAAAAGCACGTAAAGatgtgaaaaatttaaagaatactCTTAAATCTCTTCGGAGCTCTATTGATATTTCACACACAGAATGGTATAAAGAAGCTGTTAGCATAGCTGCAACTACTAATACAATGCCATCTAATCCAACATGTGGTCAACAAACGCAACGTGATAACCATGAAGTAGATGATATAAGTGAATATTTTCGAATAACTTGTTCAATTCCTTTTCTTGATCACATTCTAATACAGCtagattctttattttctacAGAAAATTTAGTATTGCTAGATAGTTTCTCCATTATaccatcaaatttaatttctgaCAAGGATCGgaagaaaaatgttaaagaatttgTTTGTACATACCAAAACGATTTACCAGAACCAAGATATTTTTATGCTGAATTGGATATGTTGGAAGTTTACTGGAAAAATCACTCTGATAGTGCTCCTAAAACCATTTCAGATTCACTACAAAAATGTGATGACCATATGTTTCCCAATATTTCCACTATACTTCGAATCCTTTGCACATTACCAGTCACAACATGTATATGCGAAAGATCATTATCAGCtctaaaaagaattaaaacttcCTTGCGCAATACTATGGGGGATGGTTGTTTAAACGGTATTGCCATGTTGCACATTCATTGA